The sequence CACGCGCGCCGGAAAATCCATCTCGGGCGAGCATCCAGGCCAAAGCCGTGCCGACAAACCCGCCGCCGGCCTGCCACAAGAATTCGCGTCGGGTGCGCCCGCACGGCGTGAGACGCGGCCCATGATAGACCGGCTCGGCTGGCAGCGAGGGGACGTCGTGCGTGTGGTAGTTTTGGCGAGGCATGGTTGAGAGCGGTCAGTAGGTCCGTGGGCGTTGGTCAGCAGCCCGTCATTCGACATTCAGTCGTGAGTTATTAATCATCCCAAAACGTTGCTATCGCACGTACACGAACTCGTTGCTGTTGAGCAGCACCAGGCAGAAGGCTTCCAAGGCTTGTTGTCGCGGATCGATGTTTTGCGAGGCTGCGGCGGCGTCGGCCGCGATTTGTTTTTCGTGCCGGGCGAGGAATTCGAGCACGGTTTCTCGTTCACCCGTGGTGGCAGGACGAGCCAACGACAGCCGGTAGGCCAACTCGACACGTGCCTGGGTATCGTCGCCGGCCTCGCGCGCGAGACGCACGGCAAACTGCTGCGCCTGCTCGCGAATGAAGGCACCATTGAGCCAGGTGAGCGCCTGCGGAGCCACGGTCGAGACAACGCGCTGCTCGCAGGTGCCGTTGGTATCGGGAAAATCGAGCACTTCCAGCTCGGGCACGAGCAAGGTTCGCTTCACGAACACGTACACGCTGCGGCGTGCTGCTTGATCGGGCTCGGACTTGCCCCAGCCGTTGCCGGGGCGCGATTGGCTGGCCAACACGTCGGCCGAGATCGTGGGATAGACGCTTGGCCCACCGCGCTCGCGGTTCAGTTGTCCGCTGGTGGCCAGGACGCAGTCGCGGATCGCCTCGGCTTCCAGGCGGCGCGGCGGGAACCGCCACAGCAAATCTTCGGCCGGATCCTTGGCCGCGGCCTCGGGCTGCGGGGCCGACGACATCTGATAGGTGTTCGACAAGACCATCAGCCGGTGCAGCGCCTTGATGTGCCAACCGCCGGCGACAAATTCGCTCGCCAGCCAGTCGAGCAACTCGGGGTGAGTGGGCATCTCGCCCATCACACCGAAATCGTTCTCGGTGCCGACCAGGCCATCACCAAAATGGTGTTGCCAGATGCGGTTCGCCATCACGCGGGCCGTCAGCGGATGACCAGGCGCGACCAACCATTGGGCCAGCTGCAAGCGGCGGCCCGTGCTCTTGGTGGTTGGCGCGGGAGGTGGCGGGGCCTGCTCGACGAGAATGGCCGGAAAGCCAGCGCTGACTTCGCCCAACGATTCGCGCGGATTGCCGCGCTTCCAGATTTTCGACAACGTGGCTTGCGGGCTTTCCTCGAACCAGACATAGGCCGAGGCCAACGGCGCAGGGCGCGCCTTGTCGGCGTCTTCCAGCTGGCGTTCCAGCTCGTCGCTGGTTTGCCGTTCGGCATCGCTGCCGCTGGAGGCCAGAAGCTTTTTCAATTTGGGACGCAGTTTTTTCGTCAGCTCGCGCTGCTTGGACGATCGCGATTCGGGCGGGGCCAGTAGCGCCTCGACGGCTTCGGGCGGGAGCATGGCCGGTTCGGCGTCGGCACCGCCACCGGTTGCCACGGGCGTGGTCTCGACGGCCACCAGACCCACGTCGATGTACTGTCCGCCGGTGGTCTGACTGCAATGCACGGCCAAGACGTTTCGGCCCGGCCGCAGTGCGGTCACGGCGTCGACCGCGATCGGCACGTTTTTGTATTCGACTGTGAAGCCATCCAGCTTGGCAGCTAGAACACCATTGAGATAGATTTCGCAGGCGTCGTCGTGATGCACGGCCAGTTGCAGTCGGCTGAGTTGTTCGGGTGGCAGTGCGTCAGCACTAAGTTCGAAATCGCGCCGCAGCCAGAGCTCGGCCGAGGCCCAGCGGGTGCGCACCGCCGTGCCCGGCGTTCCCTCGGTGCCAAAGCCGCCGGGGCCCGCTTTCCAACTCGTAGCATCGAATTCTGCCAGTTGCCAATCCCCGGCCGGCGCTTCTTCGCAGTAACGCCAGGTCTGCGGTTGCTCGCGCGATGTCGCGACGATCGCGTGCACCTCGGGCGAGCGCAGCAGGCCGGCCCCGGCCAACCGCTTGCACAGCTCCCATTCGGTCCGCTCGCGGTCCGCCCGCAAGGTGGCCACGCGCTCGTCGACGGTTTTGTTTGCCGCCTGATACGCGGCCAGCTCGGTCTCGGTGCCCACCATGCGATCGAGATCGGTGCGTCCGTCTTGCGGGCGTTTGAGGGGCTCGAACACGGCCAGCATGCGGGTGTAGTCGCGCTGCGTGAACGATTCGAACTTGTGATCGTGACAGCGTGCGCAGCGCAGCGTTTGTGCCAGGAAAGTGGCCGAGGCCGTGCCCAGCACGTCGTCGAGCTGGTCGTAGCGGTCGATCAGTGCATCGGCCGGTTCGTCGTCCCACGGTCCTAATCGCAGGAACGTGGTGGCGATGCACGTTTCGGCATTCGCGTCGGCAAGTTCGTCGCCGGCCAGTTGCTCGGTGAGGAACCGATCGTACGGCTTATCGTTGTTAAAGGCGTTGATCACGTAATCGCGATAGCGCCACGCGCTGGGTTTGGCGCCGTCGCGCTCGTAGCCGTTCGATTCGGCATAGCGCACCACGTCCAGCCAGTGCCGACCCCACCGCTCGCCATACGCCGGGCGCGCGAGCAGATCGTCGACCACCCTGTCTAGCGCGTCCGGCGCCTGATCGGCGAGGAAGGCGTCTTGTTCGGCCGGCGTCGGCGCCAGGCCAATCAAGTCAAGATAAACCCTCCGCAACAACGTTAGTTTGTCGGCCGAAGGATTGGGCGCGAGACCCTCGGCTTCGAGCCGGGCCAGGACAAAGGCGTCGATTGGGTTTTTAACCCAGTCGGTATTCTTGACCGCGGGCAACGCGCCGCGGCGTGGAGGGACGAAGGACCAATGCTCGCGATCCGAATCGCTGAATTGGAACCGGCCGTAAGGCTCGTCGGCCACGGCCCGATCAGTTGGCAGAGCCACCCCTAGCGCGCAGCAAATGAGCCAGCCGACCAAGGCCGTCATCATGCGCACAGGCGGGAACGAACCAAACATCGGCGGGGCGACTCCCTGGCCTCTTCGTGTGCGACGGACGGTCGCCGTCGCTCAGGGGACGCAGGCATGGCAGGGTGGCCCCCGGCGGGCCACGGCTTCAGCATACCAGGACCTGCCGTAACATCAAGATTTCTGCATGCGTCCGAGGGGAAGAAGAGCTCACCACGGAGACGCGGAGGCGCGGAGGAGGAGGGAAATAAGGAATGCTAAATGAAGGGTGATGAACTCGATATACGAAGCAAGATTGTCGGTCCACTCGGCAGTTGACGAGCGGTGCGAAATGTTCAACATTTCCCGCCGGCCTTGTCTCCGAGCCTCCGTGGTGAATCCTCCGGACTTCAGCGGCGGCGGCGCGGCTCGACGTCGGGGTTCACACAAGCACGGAGCGGTTTGCCGGTGACGCCGGCGATGAGATTGTCGGCCGCGATGTCGGCCATGGCGTTGCGACTGGTGACGGTGGCACTAGCGATGTGCGGCGCCACCACGCAATTGGGGAGCGTCAAGAGCGGGTTGTCGATACGGGGCGGCTCGGGATCGGTTACGTCGAGCCCGGCCGCAAAGATCACCCCGCTGCGCAGCGCCTCGGCCAGATCGGCCTCGACCACCAACGGCCCGCGAGCGGTGTTTACGAACACGGCTGTCG is a genomic window of Pirellulales bacterium containing:
- a CDS encoding DUF1549 and DUF1553 domain-containing protein, with the protein product MFGSFPPVRMMTALVGWLICCALGVALPTDRAVADEPYGRFQFSDSDREHWSFVPPRRGALPAVKNTDWVKNPIDAFVLARLEAEGLAPNPSADKLTLLRRVYLDLIGLAPTPAEQDAFLADQAPDALDRVVDDLLARPAYGERWGRHWLDVVRYAESNGYERDGAKPSAWRYRDYVINAFNNDKPYDRFLTEQLAGDELADANAETCIATTFLRLGPWDDEPADALIDRYDQLDDVLGTASATFLAQTLRCARCHDHKFESFTQRDYTRMLAVFEPLKRPQDGRTDLDRMVGTETELAAYQAANKTVDERVATLRADRERTEWELCKRLAGAGLLRSPEVHAIVATSREQPQTWRYCEEAPAGDWQLAEFDATSWKAGPGGFGTEGTPGTAVRTRWASAELWLRRDFELSADALPPEQLSRLQLAVHHDDACEIYLNGVLAAKLDGFTVEYKNVPIAVDAVTALRPGRNVLAVHCSQTTGGQYIDVGLVAVETTPVATGGGADAEPAMLPPEAVEALLAPPESRSSKQRELTKKLRPKLKKLLASSGSDAERQTSDELERQLEDADKARPAPLASAYVWFEESPQATLSKIWKRGNPRESLGEVSAGFPAILVEQAPPPPAPTTKSTGRRLQLAQWLVAPGHPLTARVMANRIWQHHFGDGLVGTENDFGVMGEMPTHPELLDWLASEFVAGGWHIKALHRLMVLSNTYQMSSAPQPEAAAKDPAEDLLWRFPPRRLEAEAIRDCVLATSGQLNRERGGPSVYPTISADVLASQSRPGNGWGKSEPDQAARRSVYVFVKRTLLVPELEVLDFPDTNGTCEQRVVSTVAPQALTWLNGAFIREQAQQFAVRLAREAGDDTQARVELAYRLSLARPATTGERETVLEFLARHEKQIAADAAAASQNIDPRQQALEAFCLVLLNSNEFVYVR